ACATAGACTACATATATGCAGTCAACCAACCCATGAACGACAATAAATTAAATCAAGCATTGAGTCAATATTCTCTTTCCAGTGCCCCCATAACTCTTCGCTGCTCTTCAAATAATTATCTAGGCACCAAGTTATTCTTTCACCTTACTATTTTGTAGTTGCTCCCATTAACGTACCTACACATGAAATTGGCGATATTTTGTAACCATTATGAGTGATGTGATTTGCATTTGTGTTAATGAGTAACAATAGTCTAAAACTTTTGACATTGTACCTCtcaatatgtttttattagatACTATGTATTTTGACAAAATATTGTCATTTAGGATTGGGATCtatgatatttatttatctcTCTCAATCTTCTTTATAGCAAAAACAAAGGTTGCAGTGAAGTAGctaaagaatttaaatagtaaGTTTATACAAACCTGAAGTTTGTTTTAACGTTAATCACCCTTCCTCGTATTCTAAGCTCAGTTCAGAAAAATAATGGAAGGCACATGTTCGACTTTGTAGAAAtcatctccttcttcttcaagCCTATGTTTGAATGCTCTTGGCATCCATCGTATCTCCAGTTCCTTTAGCGTGCTGACAAACTTCAATCCTTGTGGAACTGTCACCAACTTGTTGCAATCTGTAATCTCTAAACGGCAAAGACTAGGCATTGCACCTGCCTCCACTGTCCACTCCTGTAAATTAGGCAAGCCTCGTAGGAGTAAAGATTTGAGTTGAGGAAAACCTTTCTCAGAGCAAACCATTTGCTTCCCAATGAAGGCTTCCCATCCTCTTAGGACCCTCAAGTAAGGTAGCTTCTCGAGTACTGGCATTGGATCTTCCACAAGTCTAGATCCCCACAAAGTTAACTTGGCAAGGTATGGAGAAAATTCTTGGTGATTTGGTAGCTTGTTTATCCGCCCTTCTATGTGCAGCTTATGAAGACGAGGACAGCCTTGCACTACTTGTCCTACATCTACTACCTTATCAAGGAATGAAAGCATTTCAGTCTTCATGGACAAGGATCGAAggctatttaattttttgatagggGGATTGAAGATTTCCCCGAACTCTTGAAAGTCTCTTGGATCGTTTAGTACCAATTTTCTAAGATTTGTCAAACTAAGAAGATCTCTTACATCACATTTGTTGGTGGGGAAGTTTACTAGTGTCTGCAAATTGCTCAGATTTGCTAGTTGCAACTTATCATCAGTTAAATAGTTACACCACTTTGGAAGATATAGATGTCTCAACTTTTTCATCTTCCATATCACTGTCGGTATTAGTACAGTTGATTCCCAACTCAGTTCTTCAATGGTTTCCAAATTTAGGGTTTCTAAACACACCAGATTGACTATGGAGGAAGGCAATTCTCGTATACAAGTTTTCTTCAAGATTAAGAACCTCAAATAAATCAAGCTTCCTATTTGCTCTGGTAATTATCCATCCAATGATTGGATTCCTTCTAGATCCAAAACTCTAAGAAATTTTGAGTACTTAAAAACTGATTTGACTTGCAAGCTATTTTTATTGAAGTATATAAGGGACCTGATTTGAGGATTCTCTTTGTAATAATCATTTGTGAGAAGTTTATCAGAAAATATGGCAAGTCTTCGAATACTACCAGTTGATGAATCAGCTGTCTCATTTCCACTCCAAGGACTCAGTATGTGGAGGAAATTTTCCTGCTTTGCCTTTGACAAGCATAGGTCTCTCATAAGATCATGGAGACGACAGGATTTAATCCTTCCATTTGACCCAATTACACCCACTTGAACCATGCATCTATTTATCAAGTCAACCAAGTAGCGTTCTGCATAATCTTCTAACATTTCGTCTCCCTCTAGTTCATACTTCAGCGGCACAAAGCCTTCTGCCACCCATAGTTGAACCAATTTCTTTGTTGGTATATCGAAGTCCTCTGGGAAATGGCTCAGATAAAGGAAGCATGGTTTCAATTGGTAAGGCAATTCAAAGTAACTCAAAGCCAACACCTCGTGAACTCTTGATTGTTGTCCTTCACCGCGGCCCCTGCCTAggtgtatttttatatttcgaTGCACAATATCCCACTCATCCAATGTTTCTTTTGTTGCCAAAAGTCCTCCAAGCACAATAATTGCCAGTGGTAAACCAGCACACCTTGCCACCATTTCCCTCCCCAACTTCTCCATATCTTCAAATATTTTGAATTCTGCATGTTCAAAGGAactaaattagaaattattacattttcaagTATTCGaagtttatcttttttattgaaAGGAAAAGTGATGCGGATGGAAGGGGTGGAAAGAGAGAATTAGAAAATTAGAGGCAGaacaaggaaaagaaataaatggGACCAGTGCTTAACCAAATGACAATACTCAACATAGAATTAGTACAAATCATggtggccgataccgtaccggtaccggccgtaccggccggtacataccgtaccggccagtgtaccggtaccggtacacttttatattgtaccgaaaaaaataccggtcataccggccgcgtaccggccGTACcagccaatttcgggcaataccggccggtaccggacgtaccggccggtacagaaaaaagcgttttttttttttttagttttgtaatttttgaatttttgtaagggcataatggtaacttatttacattaacttattagtattatttattttcgtagtatgcaatgaacaactaagctttctatatattgtgttttttttttcttttaattgatactaaagtctaaaactatgaataatttgttctaaattgaggtaatgttttatgataaaattttatatttactatagtataagtgaaatattatatgtttataaacatggttctagagattttggtgtgtgtgtgtgtgtgtgtgtgtgtgtgtgtgtgtatatatatatataaaatagcagtaaacccgaaacggtacaccggtattgaccggtatccgaaatatatcgtaccggtggccaaaccggtacagcctccggtacggtattgacttccttggtacAAATGCTTAATTTAGAATGCACAGCTCTACCATATATATTGAATTACTACAAGTGCCACTAATAAATTCTTTGATTATAAAGATGTGCCCGAGACTCAATGGGAGAATCTAGTAGCAACAAGGTTGTGTAGATATCTTCAAATTGGTGGGACAAAATTCAAGAAATGCGACTTCTCAAAGGATATCCGAGGTAACAACATTCAAGCCTTCTAGAGACACAACTACCAACAGTTAAATATACAACTCATAATACAAACTCAAATTACAAGACATACATAACAAGATTTGATaattataaaacttattttcaagACAAAGACTACATTTTCAACTGAATTTTAATCTTCAAATGGCTATCTCTTGAATTCTAACTTGGAAATTACGTATTCTGTAATGAGAAACTACAATAACCTCACCAGATTAAAAAGAACTTCGTCCTTTGGTTTAAGATGATAGCTTTTCCCTCTATCTTTCAGAAGCCCAATAAAATCATTCTAGTtctttttagcaaaaaaagacAAACTAACGTGCTACTTCTCAATCAGGAATCACTCGTGATAAGCATGACTGAATGAATTTGAATGCATAATCTTCTTTTCATTAATTGAGATTGAAACAGTTTGCACCTAAGCACCTCATAGCTTTCAATAGTTTTTGAAGCCCTCTTCGAAAAGAAACCATTCGCGTTTCTCAGCTTTTAATAGCTTTGATTAAATAATAACTACAAGAAAACCTACTATTAATTAAAACATTCATGTGATGAATCAGATGATAAGATGTTGTAGACATGAATGAGATTTCCTCAGTTTGTAGTGTGTGTATGTAGTTGTACATATGTATACAATAAAAAGTGGTAGGATGAGAATATACCTGGATCGTTTCTGTGAAATGCCTTCTTCTGAAACAGCTCCCAACTCTGTTCTTCGTTTAAACAGCCAGGCTCATGTAGGAAACCACTTGGATCTATATGCAAGGCTACTTCTCTATTGCGAGTTGTTAGTAAAATTTTGCTGCTGCTTTTCTGTCCTAATGGGAAGCCTGGACTTAGTATATCCCAAGCCTCTTTGCTCCAAATATCATCCAGGATCACCAAACATCTCTTCTCTTTCTGAACTTGATTAAGCTTCTTTGCCAGCTCTTcatctctcattttcaaaatttgatccCTCTCGTCTTTGGTTGGAGAGGTAAGTTTGATGAATATCCCTTCCCAAACATCTCTTGTTTTGCATTGCTGGGATATATAAGCCCAAGCAAAACCATCAAAATGACGCCTGACCTCACTGTGATGGTAGACTTTCTTAGCTAGAGTGGTCTTTCCAAGACCACCCATCCCACAAATAGACACAACTTGACAGTGCTTATCTTCATTTACCAACTGTGCAACCACCTCTTTTATATCTTCATCCAACCCCACAATATACTCTTCAA
The sequence above is drawn from the Castanea sativa cultivar Marrone di Chiusa Pesio chromosome 5, ASM4071231v1 genome and encodes:
- the LOC142635503 gene encoding putative disease resistance RPP8-like protein 4, producing the protein MKKLRHLYLPKWCNYLTDDKLQLANLSNLQTLVNFPTNKCDVRDLLSLTNLRKLVLNDPRDFQEFGEIFNPPIKKLNSLRSLSMKTEMLSFLDKVVDVGQVVQGCPRLHKLHIEGRINKLPNHQEFSPYLAKLTLWGSRLVEDPMPVLEKLPYLRVLRGWEAFIGKQMVCSEKGFPQLKSLLLRGLPNLQEWTVEAGAMPSLCRLEITDCNKLVTVPQGLKFVSTLKELEIRWMPRAFKHRLEEEGDDFYKVEHVPSIIFLN
- the LOC142636805 gene encoding putative disease resistance protein At1g50180 — protein: MAESVVFNAVGRLGNLLIEEATYLKGVSQQVKQTQIELEWMQCFLKDADKRQNEDESVRIWVSQIREAAYEVEDVIETFALEIALKNRDSTFKKHVPIFNTRKLYKVGSKIEDIKTRISDLTRSLQTYGVTSIKEVGSSSVLDRQRQLRWSYSHIVEEYIVGLDEDIKEVVAQLVNEDKHCQVVSICGMGGLGKTTLAKKVYHHSEVRRHFDGFAWAYISQQCKTRDVWEGIFIKLTSPTKDERDQILKMRDEELAKKLNQVQKEKRCLVILDDIWSKEAWDILSPGFPLGQKSSSKILLTTRNREVALHIDPSGFLHEPGCLNEEQSWELFQKKAFHRNDPEFKIFEDMEKLGREMVARCAGLPLAIIVLGGLLATKETLDEWDIVHRNIKIHLGRGRGEGQQSRVHEVLALSYFELPYQLKPCFLYLSHFPEDFDIPTKKLVQLWVAEGFVPLKYELEGDEMLEDYAERYLVDLINRCMVQVGVIGSNGRIKSCRLHDLMRDLCLSKAKQENFLHILSPWSGNETADSSTGSIRRLAIFSDKLLTNDYYKENPQIRSLIYFNKNSLQVKSVFKYSKFLRVLDLEGIQSLDG